Genomic window (Aquimarina sp. BL5):
CCAAACCTGGAATACACGATTGGTTTCCAATAAATCCGTTCTATCCACTGTTTGATAACCCTTTCTTTTAGTCGAAGCAGTAAGGATGCGACTAGTACTTGTTCCTGTTTTAAGACTTACATCATCAAAATAACCATCATTCGACCTACCACTATTGCGCTGACTCAATAAAACTACTCTAATCTTACGTGTTCCAAAAGGAGCAAATCTCACATCATTTATTTGTTCCCAATTGCCGCTATTATTTCTCCAATTACTATCAAAAACTGCTAACACGTTATCGTTATTATCCCTATACTCTACTTTGCTTCTACTTCTATCTTGACCACTATACGATCTTACAAAACCATTAAACAAGAAGGATTGCTTACCTGCGTCTATATTGTCTGCATATTGTCCCACAGCTATCTCCTGATAAACTTCTCCTGTACTAGAATTACCAAACCAAAAGATATAGTTACCACGCTGAGCACTTGGATACCCATTTCGTCCACCCTGAATACTTTTTTGACTACCTGATACTTGAGTCCAGGAACTAAGATTACTTTGTTCTGCACTACCCTGTAGAAGTAGATTATCACCATAACTCACATCACCATCATTATTATCAGTTTCTGGCAAACTATATGTCACCATGGCTGCACGATGATCGCTAGTGTAACCACTAAATTGTACTTCTGCTTCATCAGCAACAGGGCCAAATCGTACCGCTTCTGTAGCCGTAATATCATTTCCTCGATGGTAAATGATATCGATTCGGTCATACACTTCGTTAGATGATTGATTTGGAGTCCAGGTATTACCAGGCCTTGAAACTTCATTTGGGTATACAGAACGCCAAGAATCTTTCATATTAATAGCAGTGGCTTGTTTACTGGTAGGCCAAGCTACCTTCATTGCATGTATTCCTGCATTAGCTGCCCGCTGGGTCCAATCTAAATGACTTGGTTCATTGAAATCACCAGTAAAAAAAACAGGTGATTCCGAAGGTACCCAGCTTTGGATCGTATTTATAATCCTGCTCATTTCAGAAGAACGTGTGTTATTAGCTGAACTAATCGCTTGTGATTCTGTTCTAATACTCCCATCTCGAATGTCATAAGGCTGATATGGATAAGACGTTAAATGTGCATTAAAAACATAAACCTCTAAGCCATTTGGTAGCGTAATCTGAACACCAGAAGCATTGGTAGACGTAATAGGATAACGAGAAACGACAGCTTCACTACTACTGATATTATGATAATAAAATCCTAAAGAGTTCGCTATACTTCGTGCAGCTCCATACGATTCCTGAATACCAATAACATCAGCACCGGAAGATCTGACAACATTCAATACAGAACTGTTGCTCGTCGTAAATAATTTATTAAAGGTCATTACCTTTATACTTGTTTGCGCTTCAATAACGCTAAAGAAACAGCATGCTATTAAGCTGCATAACAGGAACTTTTTTTTGTTTTTCATTTTACTATACTTAGGTTGGTTATAAACATAACAGTGCTTCTGTTATGCGGAAGTGAAATATTTTTTAAAGATCGTACCACAGCCATATCGCTAGTAAAATTTCCTGCTTATGCCTTAATAACTAATTCTCTAGAACAAGGAAATCATCTAGGTCATCAACTAAACAACTTCTGTTTTCTCAGTAACAAATCTACATTGAAGAAAAAATAGATAGAACAAGCATTCAATTAAGAAAAGTTTACACTATAGTTAAACTAACGTTAGAAATTTTCTACACACATTATTTCTTGACACTTGAAATAATGGCTTTATCCAGAATACAAACATACAGGAACCTACAGAAATTATTTTTGCATTAATCGATAGCACGTACTATCAGCTACAAATATTTACCAAAGACAGAAAAGAATATAAACAACAAGTAGTTATTTATACGAATCACATAAAGCAAATGATCTTAGACAACATATTTCTTTTCTGAGATAATTCCGCTAGTTGTAGAATTCGAATGGATTTACAGCTCTAAATAAAGAAGAGATTATGGAGGCTATTGAAAAATTAAAATGTGTTATAAATAGTAAGAAAACATACATTTTACATCATTTTCACCAATATTTCCTTCATCATTTTTGCTGCTAAAAAGGCTGTCATATTTTGAAAATCCCTAGTAGGATTATATTCTACAATATCCGCTCCAATAACTTCAGTTTCTATACTTTGTATTAAATCAATCACTTGTCGTGAAGATAATCCTCCAGGTTCATGATGCGACACTCCCGGAGCAAAAGCAGGATCAAACCCATCCATATCCAAAGAAATATATAATGGATTTTCAAATTTTGGTATCAATGACAGATCATATTCATTCATCTGATGAATCTCTACATTAAATTTTTTTGCTTGAGCTGCTTGATGGGGATTCAATGTTCTAATACCAACTTGTACTAACCTGGCAGCAAATCCGTTTTCCATAATTCTTGCAAAAGGACAGGCATGAGAATATGGATCACCTTCATACTCATGATACAGATCTGAATGCGCATCAATCTGTAAAATATCAAATTTCTTGTATGTATCCTGATATGCCTTAATAATAGGGAATATAATAGAGTGATCCCCTCCTAACGTAAAAATCTTTTTGTAGGAATCTAAATGTTTTTTTGTGATTTTTTCAATATCAAAGTACTCCTTTATTTCAAAATCACCTTTATCTACTATACTAGGAGTTTCAATACTAGTTCCATTTTCTGCACACAAATTAAGAGATCCACATTGTAAAGTTTCTCTAATAATAGGAGGTGCTAGTTTTGGACCTTTTTGAAATGAAGATTTATCATCAAACTGTATCCCTTGTATAGCAATTTTTTTCATCTTGATTATTTCTATTTTAAAACCAAATCATACTTCCTCAATAAACCAATGAGTCCAGCTTCAGAGAACTTAGCTTTCTTTAGCTTATTTCGAGTAGGATCTATATCAAAATTCACTGCTGTACTAAAGTCTACTTTTTCTGCATTGGTTTGTTCAAAAACAGCATTACTTAAATCACAATTTTCAAAACTGGATCCAGTTACTATAGCATCCGTAAAATCGGCTTCAACAAGTTTACAATCAACAAATCTTGTGTTTTTTAGTTGAAACCCATAAAAAGAAGCATAATCAAGTTTACAACCTTTAAAAGCTATAGAAAACATAAAGTTATTACAACTACTAAAATCTGCTCCTAATAACTTACAGTTTTCAAAAATACATTCGTCTCTAAACGCTGTTTGCTTCATCATTACCTTTGTAAAGTTACAATCTGTAAATGTGCATTCTAAAAATGTTATTACAGATATGTCTGCCTCCGTAAAATTACAATTAGTAAAACTACAATTATCGTACTCTACATTTGGTAATTTTTGACTGGAAAAGTTTTTATCTTGGAAATTTTCCTCGATGATTGGATGATCGTTCATGTATTATTATTGTAAGTTTAAATTTAAATAATTACTTTCAATGTAAAAGACTCTTTCTACTATTTTTATAAGCTTTACCAATTAATTTGAAGCCTCTTTCTAACTTATATGATAAAACTTTTAAACCAATCGATATCATTAAGATCATATTAAGATAAAATTCAAAAGAGGTTAACTTTTAACAATGTACATTTGTCCTGAAACACACAAACAATAGTATACTTTTCCTGTGAACAAAAAAAAGAAGAAAAAATATCGATGGTTAAAACTACTATCCAAAATAGCTACTAGCATCCTCTTTATATTTATTCTTTTAATTCTATTTATAAGAAGTCAATGGGGTCAAGACATTATTGTAGATAAATTAGTCTCTTACATATCGGATAAAACCGGAACTGTTGTCAATATCGACAAAGCCTACATTACATTTTCTGGAAATATTCTTTTAGAAGATGTTTACATAGAAGATCAAAAGCAAGACACACTGCTATTTTCTAAAAAATTAGAGGCTTCTATAGCACTAATGCCACTGATTAGAGGAAAAAGATACCATCTTAAGTCTTTAGACTGGACTGGTGTGAAAGCAAATATTGTCAAAACACAGGAAACTGCTTCGTTTAACTTTAATTTTATAGTCGAGGCTTTTACATCCAATAATGATTCCATATCACAACCAAAAGATTCCACACAAACTGTTCCTATAAAAATTGGAAATATTGCGTTAAGCGATTTTGATGTTATTTTTCTAGACGAAAATTCGGGAATCGATAGTAGTTTCAACCTAGGTACTCTAGAAGTAGCGGTAGAAGATTTTGACTTAGAGTCGATGTTTTTTGAAATCGATGAATTAGAATTCACGAATTCAATTATCAATTATAATCAAACGAAACCAATCATATCAGATACTATCACCAGTGACGATCCGCTGCCTGTTATAAAAATTAATGCTCTTAAAATTCAAGATGTAAAAACTAATTATAAGTCAATACCCGAAAAAAACACATTGATTTCAGATTTGAGCGAGTTAATAATCGAATCTGGTACTTTGGATCTGGAGAAACAAGATTTTCAAATCGACGTTTTAACACTCAATAATTCAAAAATTTCATATACAGATCTAAATAAAAGAGTAAATGATACTGTCTCTAAAGCTCCTATTACTTTTCAATGGCCTAAAATAAAAATGAAAGCTGATCTGCTATCCTTACAAAATAATTACATACAATATATAGCCAATCCTAATATTAAAAACACTTCAGGGTTTAATCCTAATCATATTGCACTAAAATCTTTAACACTGAAAGCCAGTGATTTAAAATTAATTCAAGAAACAGCTAATGTAGACCTAAACAAGCTATCTTTTCGTGATAGAAGTGGATTTATATTACACAACCTGTCTTCTAGTATTCGCATAAATAATACTTCAGGACTTGCTCTTAATGATTTAGTAATCAAAACTAATGAGAGTACTATAAAAGGTGGTATTAATCTAAATTATAATTCGCTTACTGAATTGATCAATACTCCGGAAAAAATAATAATGAATATCAATTTAAATACTATAAATGTTAGCCTTAAAGATTCTTATTATTTACAACCAGATATAGCTAATAATCCTTATATAGATTCTTTAGCTCAGAAAAACATTACAGGTTCCTTACAACTCGATGGAAAAATTTCAAACCTACATACCGAAGAAACTAATTTGAACTGGGGAGCATATACTAAAATTAAATTGAAAGGAGGAATAAAAAACCTTCTTACCGAAAAAGAGCTTTTTATTGATAGTCTGTATTATAATACCAGTACAATACGTGATGATATAAAGAACTTTATAAATGAATCAGAATTGGGGATAACCATACCGAAAAAGACTTCTATTATTGGTCAACTAGACGGTTCTCTTGAAAATATAAAAGGTAATGCCTCCTTAAATTCATCTATGGGCTCTATCTCAATAAAGGGTAACTACAAGAACAAAAATACCATCTCTATTGATGGAAACCTGGAGACATCTAAGTTTCAACTACAAAAACTATTAAACAATGAACAATTAGGATCCATTTCTATATCAGCAAAAGTTTCTGGTTCAGGAACTTCACTTAACACTTTGAATGCAACATTTATCTCTGATTTTGATCAATTAACCTACAATAAATATGATTTTTCCAATCTGGAATTGGATGGGCAAATTACTAAGGGAAAAGGTAACATCAATGCTCAATTCAAAGATGATAATTTAAATTTATTAATAGATACCAAGGTTGAACTAGACTCTGTATCTCCCAAAATTAATGGATTAGTAAATGTAAAAGGTGCAGATCTAAATGGTTTGGGAATCACTCAAGAACTTATAAAAACGCAGCTTAAACTATTTATAGATTTTGAAGGAAATACAGATAATTTTACATTCACCTCTAATGTCACTGATGCTTTAGTTGTAAAAGAAAATGAACCTTATTCTGTTAATGATATTAACATCAGTGCATCTAGTAATGAGTTACAAACAAAGGCATCTGTACATAGTAGATTTTTAGAAGCAAATTTATCCGCAGATGCTAACATTAGTAAAATAACTTCTTCTATACAGTCTCAGTTGAAAAGCTATATTTCTGCATCTGTGGTAAGAGATACCATTAGAAAACCGCTAGCTATGAAAATGCAGGTTACCTTAAGAGAAAAGCCTATACTTAGTGATGTTTTTCTTCCTGGAATTAAAAAAATGGACTCTATCACAGCTATTATAAACTTTATAGAGGAGAAAGAAAAGCTTACTGCCAGTATTAAAGTTCCTTCTATACAGTATGATAACAGTAGTATAGATAGCCTAAATCTTACGATTAATGGAGACAGAAAGGACTTAAACTTTTCACTTGGGTGGAAGAATATTTTATCCGATCCTATACACGTAAATAAAACTTCTATAGATGGAGTATTAAAAGATCAAACTTTATTACTTGATTTCGGTACAAATAATGAAACTGATGAGATCGCCCGACTACGATCTGAGTTACGTCTTAAAAATGATACCCTATATTATCGTATAAATCCAGCATCTGTAATTTTTGATAAAAATCCTTGGTCTATTTCCGAAAATAATCAAATCACCATAGCGAAAAACTACCTTTCTTTTAGAGATTTTCAATTATCACAAAACCAACAGCGATTAAAGATCAGCTCTAATGATCCTGCAATTGACAAAGAGCATATCAATATTGAATTCCAACAATTTTATCTATCAACTTTTACTTCTATTTTAAGTAATGATGAAATACTAGCGAATGGTTTGGTTAATGGAGAATTGACTATCGAAAAGCCATTTGATGAAACAGGGTTGATTGCAGATATAGCCATTGATAATTTAGAAGTTACAGAAATCCCCTTGGGCGATCTTACATTAAATGCTACATCAAAAAGTTTCAAAAATTATGATTTAGCATTGAAACTAAATGGTGAAAATGCTAAACTACGTCTAGATGGAGATTACAAAGCTTCTGATAAGGGAGCCAATATAAACCTGGATTTCAATCTAGAAGAATTAAATATAAAGGTTGTAGAAAAATTTATAGATGATCAAATTTCTGATACCAGAGGTAAAATTACAGGAAACGCTAAGATTACGGGAACTACTCAAGATCCTGAGTATGATGGAATATTTCATTTCGAAAAAACCAGTTTATTAGTTAATGCACTAAACACTAGGTTTACATTAGCAGAAGAAAATATTCAAATAGATAATTCAGGATTATTTTTAAATGATTTCACGATTGCTGATGAAAATAAAAACACATTTTCTCTTAATGGAAAAATAGAAACAGAAACTCTTAATAACCCTACTTTTGATTTAAAATTGCAAACTAAAAACTTTCAAATATTAAATGCTACCAGAGAGGATAATGATCTGTTTTATGGTAAAGTAAAAATAACCGCAGATTTAGATATTAATGGTGACCTAAATGTTCCAAAAATTAGAGGTAATCTGGCCATAGATGAGGGATCAGATTTTACCTTAATAATTCCAGAATCCGAACTCGATATAAAAGAAAGAGAAGGAATAGTCGTTTTTGTCAACCGAGAAAATCCTGATGCCATTATTACCCGTGTAGAAGAAGATCAATTCTCTACTGCCTTATTAAGAGGGTATGATGTTAATACTAGATTAAAAATTGATAAAGGATCTGTTTTTAAAATAATCATTGATGAACGTAGCAAGGACAACTTCCAGATTTCAGGTAAAGGTGAATTCAAATTTGGTATGGAACCAAACGGCAGAACAACCTTATCTGGACGCTATGATATAAGCGATGGACATTATGAAGTTAGTTTATATAATATTGTAAAAAGGCGATTTAAAATTGCACCTGGCGGTTCTATCACCTGGCTCGGTGATCCATTAGATGCTAAATTAGATGTAACTGCTATTTATGAAGTAGAAACGTCTGCCTCTTCTTTAATGTCTGCTAAAACATCCGGAGAATCCGCTGGGGTGGTAAATCAGTTTAGACAAAAACTTCCGTTTCTGGTATATCTCAATGTAGATGGAGAGCTCCTAGAACCAGCAATTTCTTTTCAACTAGACATGCCAGAAGAAGAACAAGGATCCTTAGGAGGAGAAGTTTATGGACAAGTACAACAACTTAATAATCAAGAAGAAGAACTAAATAAGCAAGTTTTTTCACTTTTAGTCTTAAATAGATTTTTTCCTCAATCCGGAAGTGACGGTAGCAACGGAGGTGCGGTTTCTATTGCCAGAGACAATGTAAATAAAGTATTATCAGGGCAACTCAATAACTTTTCAGATAAATTGATCGGGGATACCGGAATAGAGTTAGGATTTGGTCTTAATAGTTTTACAGATTATCAAGGAGATTCTGCTCAAAATAGAACTCAATTAGAAATTAGTGCACAAAAACGATTATTTAACGACAGATTGATCGTGCAAGTAGGAAGTGATGTAGATATCGAAGGTAGCAGTCAAAATAGTGAAGAAAGTACTCCTGTAATCGGCAATGTAAGTTTAGAATATCTATTATCGAAAAACGGTAGATATCGTCTCAAAGGTTTTAGAAAAAATGAGTTCGAAAGTGTAATTGACGGTCAATTAGTTGTCACAGGAATCGCACTAATTTTCAACAGAGAATTTAACAAATTTAAAGAGTTGTTTTCTAAATCTGTGGCAAAAGAAATTGACAATCAAAAAACTACAAACAAAAAGAAAAATTAAAATTGAATAAGAATATACTATATATAATCGTCTCGATCATTCTTTTATATTCCTGCGGAGTAAAAAGGTTTATTCCTGAAGATGAAGTTCTATATACCGGTGCATCCATTACACTACAATCTGAAGAAGAGATCAAGAATCTTAAAGCTATTGAAGAACAGTTAGAATTAGTTTTGCGACCAAAACCAAATACTAAAATTTTAGGTATCAAACTCGGATTGTATGCGTACTACAAAAATCAAAAAGAAAATCCAGGATTTATCAATAAATTCTTATTTAAAAATTTCGGAGAAAAACCCGTCTATCTTTCTGATGTGGATATATCAAAAGTGACCGAATTAATTGGCAATCGATTAGAAAATAGAGGTTTTTTCAGAAGTTATATCGATTCAGAAGTTACTACTGATACTATCAAATCATTTATAAAGTATACTGCAGAAATTAAAAAACCATATCTATTACAAACCTATCAACTAGATTCTATAAAGTATCCTATTGGTAAAGATATTAAAGCATTAGTAGCTAGCAGCCCAATTAAAAAAGAAGATCGTTTTGATCTTGCTCTGTTTGAGTTAGAAAGAGAACGAATTGATAAATCGTTAAAATCAAAAGGATATTACAACTTCAATGCTGATTTCTTGATTTTTGAAGCAGATACTAATCAATATAAAAATAAACGTTTTGATTTGTTTTTAAGATTAAAAAAAGAAGTGCCCGAAAAATCTTTGGTGCCATATAAAATTAATAAAATCAATGTTTTTCCAAACTATTCTATAGAAACAGATAGTATTGTTAAGGATACTGTGACATACTCTGATATTAATTTTATTCAGAATAAAGAATATTTCAAACCCAAAAGACTGGAACCCTACATTCTATTTGAAAAAGGACAATTATACAACCCCACTATTTCTAAAAGGACTAGTAATCGTTTATCATCTATTGGAACCTATAAATTTGTAAACATTGAATATAATGTTCTTGATACTGGTACGAATGGTGTCGGAACGGGTGATTTAACAGCTAATATATATTTATCCCCCTTAAACAAACGAGCTATCAGAGCAGAATTACAAGCTGTTTCTAAATCAAATAATTTCACAGGACCTAACCTTCTACTCACATACGCTAACAGAAACCTTTTCAGTGGAGGAGAAACTTTAAATATAACGGCATCTCTAGGATACGAAACTCAATTATCAGGATCAGAAAATCAAGGTCTTAGCAGTACACAAATTGGATTGAAATCGGACCTTATATTTCCGAGGTTGTTATTTCCTATCCGGATTATGGATCGATTCAAATATGCTGTTCCTAAGACAATAATTAGCACAGGATTCGAATATCTTAACAGAAGCAAATTATACAGCCTAAATTCAGTAAATGCCAGCTTCGGATATAGCTGGAACGCCAATCGTTTTGTGAATCATGAACTGAATCCAATAAGTATTAACTATGTAAATCTTTCTAACACGACACAAGAATTTGAAGATATCCTAGATGAAAATCCTTTCTTAAAAAGTAGTTTTGATCAACAGTTTATAGCAGGACTCACCTACTCGTTTACATATAATGAGCTTAATGATAGTTCTATTAGTAATGCTATTTATTTTAATGCCAATTTTGATATTGCAGGAAACACTATTAGCCTTTTTGGCAAAAGTGAAGAAGAAACAGAATCTGGTTCATTTTTGGGCTTAGAATACGCACAATACGTTAAAGCTGATATAGATTTTAGATATCATTTTAGTTTAGGGAACGATCAAAAACTGGTAGCTCGTTTATTCGGTGGATGGGGATTAGCGTATGGTAATTCTACTACATTACCTTTTTCGAAACAATATTTCGCAGGAGGACCTTTTAGTGTAAGAGCTTTTAGAATACGATCACTTGGCCCCGGAACCTATAGACCTAATGATCAAGATTCCGGATCCTTTTTTGATAGATCAGGGGACATCCGATTAGAGGCGAATTTAGAATACAGATTTCCTATAATTCCTTATCTAAAAGGTGCTGTTTTTGCAGATGCAGGAAATGTATGGCTAATGAAAGAAAATGATGCACTATCCGGAGGTAAATTTTCATCAAACTTTCTAAACGAATTAGGTATTGGAGCAGGTGTTGGCTTGCGGGTAGATATCCAAAATTTTGTAATCCGATTTGATCTGGCGGCTCCATTAAATGATCCTTCAGAGGAAGAACAAAGTTTTAATTTTGATATTGCTAACCCTATATTAAATTTTGCAATAGGATATCCTTTCTAATCCAAATTATTCTTGAATCCTCCAAGGTGGATTCTTTCTATTGTCTCCAGCAAAATACAAAATGATTTGATTTCCATCAGGATCTTTAAGCCTTGCTTCTCTCCACAACCAGCTTTGATCGATTGGCAATTGATCAAAATCCACTCCATCTTCAATTAATCGTTCTACTTCCTGATCTAATTGTGTGGTTTCAAAATATACATAAACACCATCACCTTCTGGCAATTCTTCAACCTGATGAATAGAAAAAGTAGCATCTCCTTCTTTACATTCGAAACGTGCATAATGAGGCAACGCTTTTACAATCAATCGCAAACCTAGTTTCTCATAGAAAGAAATAGATTGTGCAACATCTATAGAAGGGACAGTAATTTGATTTAGGTTCATTGCTTATTTCTTTTACATTGTCATCACGTTGTAGAACGGGGTTCAGTATTACTCAATAACTAAGATTTACAGTTCAAAAACCAAAATTTCATTTAATTCAGCGCTTTATGGATTCCAGCCTACGCTAGAATGACAGTTCACTGTAACTTACAACATTATTCGAAACTCGTAATTCTTAATTCGTACATCAAAGAATTACAACTTTCTTCTTCTTCTTTCCTTAGATAATAAATCTAGTTCTCTCGTAGTTTGACCAGCTACCGAAGTATTTTCTTCTGCTCTACGTATCAGATAAGGCATAACATCCTTCACAGGACCAAAAGGAAGGTATTTCGCTACATTATAGCCTTCTGCCGCGAGATTAAAACTTATGTGATCACTCATTCCATATAATTGTCCTAACCACACTCTATGATCACTCTTAATTACTTGTTGTTTTCTCATCAATTCGATCGCTTTATAACAGCTCTCTTCATTATGAGTTCCTATAAATACAGAAATATCATCCAGGTTTTGTAATATATACTCCAGAGTAGTATTAAAATTAAGATCTGTAGCTGCTTTACTTTCGCAAATTGGTGTTGGGTATCCTTTTTCTTCCGCGCGATCATTTTCTTTTTCCATATACGCGCCTCGCACGATCTTCATTCCGATCTTAAAACCTGACTCCTTAGCTTGCTGTTGTAATTTCTTTAGGTATTCAAATCTGTCGTGTCTATACAGCTGTAGTGTGTTATATACAATTGCTTTCTCTTTATTATATTTTGCCATCATTTTAGCTACCAACTCATCAGCGGCATCCTGCATCCAGCTTTCCTCTCCATCGATCAATAAAGGAACATCACATTCATAGGCCTTTTTACATACTTGATCAAAACGATCCTCTATCCTGCTCCATTCTTTTTCCTCATCACTAGATAATGGTATTCCTTCTGTTTTCTTTTGCCAAAGCAAAAATCTTCCAAAACCAGTTGGTTTAAAAACCGCAAAAGGAATTGCTTCTTTTTGATCAACAAAGTCCAGAATTTTCATTATTTTATGTAATACGTGATCAAATTGTTCTTCTTCTTCTTTGCCTTCTACGGAATAATCTAACACAGAAGAAACTCGACCTTTGGCATACATTTTATCTACTACTTGCAAGCAATCCTCTTCATCCACACCTCCACAAAAATGGTCAAAAACCGTTGCTCTAATCAAACCCTGAACTGGCAAATGCGCTTTTAATGCAAAATTAGTAACCGCAGTACCAATACGAACAAGAGGTTCATTGGCGATCATTTTAAAAAGAAAATATGCTCTTTCGAGTTCAGAATCACTTTTTAAAGTAAAAGCAGTTTCTGTATTATCAAACAAAGTATGTTCCTTCATTAAGCTCAAATTTTAAAGATTCGTAACAATTATGGTAAATTCACTAAAATAATGATAGTTTTATCACCTACTACCTATTTGTTTTAAGATATCTACAAATATAGAACTTGGAAGTTTATTTTATTACAAATTCTGCTTAATTTCACCGCCTGTTAAAACACCTTTTATGAAGCCTATTGTTTCTAAAGATTCTATCGTATATTTTAACGAAGAATGTTATACCGCTCTTAATGCTTATCTAGAAAAAGCTAATCATTCTAAAATTTTTATTCTAGTAGATAGCAATACCTATGAAAACTGTTATGCTCATTTTATGAGTAAAATAGAAAAAGAATATGAGATTGAAGTTCTAGAAGTAGAACCAGGAGAAATTAATAAAAATATCGATACCTGCAGTAGTATCTGGAGTGTACTGGCAGAATATGGAGCAGACAGAAAAAGTTTGCTCATCAATCTTGGTGGTGGCGTTGTAACCGATCTAGGTGGTTTTATTGCCTGTACCTATAAACGTGGTATTAGTTACATCAATGTCCCTACTTCTTTATTAGCGATGGTGGATGCTTCTGTTGGTGGAAAAACGGGTGTAGATCTTGGTAACTTAAAAAACATGGTAGGTGTGATCAGTGAATCCGAAATGGTACTGGTTGATACTGAATTTTTGGGAACCCTACCGGTCAATCAAATGTGCAGTGGTTTTGCAGAAATGCTAAAGCACGGATTGATCCAAGATAGAGGATATTGGGAAAAAATGAGTGACCTATCTAAACTGACTACTGATGATC
Coding sequences:
- a CDS encoding translocation/assembly module TamB; this translates as MNKKKKKKYRWLKLLSKIATSILFIFILLILFIRSQWGQDIIVDKLVSYISDKTGTVVNIDKAYITFSGNILLEDVYIEDQKQDTLLFSKKLEASIALMPLIRGKRYHLKSLDWTGVKANIVKTQETASFNFNFIVEAFTSNNDSISQPKDSTQTVPIKIGNIALSDFDVIFLDENSGIDSSFNLGTLEVAVEDFDLESMFFEIDELEFTNSIINYNQTKPIISDTITSDDPLPVIKINALKIQDVKTNYKSIPEKNTLISDLSELIIESGTLDLEKQDFQIDVLTLNNSKISYTDLNKRVNDTVSKAPITFQWPKIKMKADLLSLQNNYIQYIANPNIKNTSGFNPNHIALKSLTLKASDLKLIQETANVDLNKLSFRDRSGFILHNLSSSIRINNTSGLALNDLVIKTNESTIKGGINLNYNSLTELINTPEKIIMNINLNTINVSLKDSYYLQPDIANNPYIDSLAQKNITGSLQLDGKISNLHTEETNLNWGAYTKIKLKGGIKNLLTEKELFIDSLYYNTSTIRDDIKNFINESELGITIPKKTSIIGQLDGSLENIKGNASLNSSMGSISIKGNYKNKNTISIDGNLETSKFQLQKLLNNEQLGSISISAKVSGSGTSLNTLNATFISDFDQLTYNKYDFSNLELDGQITKGKGNINAQFKDDNLNLLIDTKVELDSVSPKINGLVNVKGADLNGLGITQELIKTQLKLFIDFEGNTDNFTFTSNVTDALVVKENEPYSVNDINISASSNELQTKASVHSRFLEANLSADANISKITSSIQSQLKSYISASVVRDTIRKPLAMKMQVTLREKPILSDVFLPGIKKMDSITAIINFIEEKEKLTASIKVPSIQYDNSSIDSLNLTINGDRKDLNFSLGWKNILSDPIHVNKTSIDGVLKDQTLLLDFGTNNETDEIARLRSELRLKNDTLYYRINPASVIFDKNPWSISENNQITIAKNYLSFRDFQLSQNQQRLKISSNDPAIDKEHINIEFQQFYLSTFTSILSNDEILANGLVNGELTIEKPFDETGLIADIAIDNLEVTEIPLGDLTLNATSKSFKNYDLALKLNGENAKLRLDGDYKASDKGANINLDFNLEELNIKVVEKFIDDQISDTRGKITGNAKITGTTQDPEYDGIFHFEKTSLLVNALNTRFTLAEENIQIDNSGLFLNDFTIADENKNTFSLNGKIETETLNNPTFDLKLQTKNFQILNATREDNDLFYGKVKITADLDINGDLNVPKIRGNLAIDEGSDFTLIIPESELDIKEREGIVVFVNRENPDAIITRVEEDQFSTALLRGYDVNTRLKIDKGSVFKIIIDERSKDNFQISGKGEFKFGMEPNGRTTLSGRYDISDGHYEVSLYNIVKRRFKIAPGGSITWLGDPLDAKLDVTAIYEVETSASSLMSAKTSGESAGVVNQFRQKLPFLVYLNVDGELLEPAISFQLDMPEEEQGSLGGEVYGQVQQLNNQEEELNKQVFSLLVLNRFFPQSGSDGSNGGAVSIARDNVNKVLSGQLNNFSDKLIGDTGIELGFGLNSFTDYQGDSAQNRTQLEISAQKRLFNDRLIVQVGSDVDIEGSSQNSEESTPVIGNVSLEYLLSKNGRYRLKGFRKNEFESVIDGQLVVTGIALIFNREFNKFKELFSKSVAKEIDNQKTTNKKKN
- a CDS encoding BamA/TamA family outer membrane protein, which gives rise to MNKNILYIIVSIILLYSCGVKRFIPEDEVLYTGASITLQSEEEIKNLKAIEEQLELVLRPKPNTKILGIKLGLYAYYKNQKENPGFINKFLFKNFGEKPVYLSDVDISKVTELIGNRLENRGFFRSYIDSEVTTDTIKSFIKYTAEIKKPYLLQTYQLDSIKYPIGKDIKALVASSPIKKEDRFDLALFELERERIDKSLKSKGYYNFNADFLIFEADTNQYKNKRFDLFLRLKKEVPEKSLVPYKINKINVFPNYSIETDSIVKDTVTYSDINFIQNKEYFKPKRLEPYILFEKGQLYNPTISKRTSNRLSSIGTYKFVNIEYNVLDTGTNGVGTGDLTANIYLSPLNKRAIRAELQAVSKSNNFTGPNLLLTYANRNLFSGGETLNITASLGYETQLSGSENQGLSSTQIGLKSDLIFPRLLFPIRIMDRFKYAVPKTIISTGFEYLNRSKLYSLNSVNASFGYSWNANRFVNHELNPISINYVNLSNTTQEFEDILDENPFLKSSFDQQFIAGLTYSFTYNELNDSSISNAIYFNANFDIAGNTISLFGKSEEETESGSFLGLEYAQYVKADIDFRYHFSLGNDQKLVARLFGGWGLAYGNSTTLPFSKQYFAGGPFSVRAFRIRSLGPGTYRPNDQDSGSFFDRSGDIRLEANLEYRFPIIPYLKGAVFADAGNVWLMKENDALSGGKFSSNFLNELGIGAGVGLRVDIQNFVIRFDLAAPLNDPSEEEQSFNFDIANPILNFAIGYPF
- a CDS encoding VOC family protein, with amino-acid sequence MNLNQITVPSIDVAQSISFYEKLGLRLIVKALPHYARFECKEGDATFSIHQVEELPEGDGVYVYFETTQLDQEVERLIEDGVDFDQLPIDQSWLWREARLKDPDGNQIILYFAGDNRKNPPWRIQE